Proteins co-encoded in one Aquincola tertiaricarbonis genomic window:
- a CDS encoding HAD family hydrolase: MTIEAVVFDMDGVLIDSEVLWQRVREDFAAERGLPWRQEDQEALMGCSTEVWSVRMCERLALTDISPAELATDILGRVQRAFETDLPVRPGAAEVLAALGQRWPLALATGSPRELADCALRLTGFGKHFQATVCGDEVRHGKPHPEIYQRAVAALGVAPSRAAGIEDSANGLRALRAAGLWAIAAPGEAFPLRPAELALGHAVVQHLSAIRPDFVAALPRAGSAAYTSA, encoded by the coding sequence ATGACGATCGAGGCCGTGGTGTTCGACATGGACGGCGTGCTGATCGACTCCGAAGTGCTGTGGCAACGCGTGCGCGAAGACTTTGCCGCCGAGCGCGGCCTGCCCTGGCGGCAGGAGGATCAGGAAGCCCTGATGGGCTGCAGCACCGAGGTGTGGTCGGTGCGCATGTGCGAACGCCTGGCGCTGACCGACATCAGCCCCGCCGAACTGGCTACCGACATCCTGGGCCGTGTGCAGCGCGCCTTCGAGACCGACCTGCCCGTGCGCCCCGGTGCGGCCGAGGTGCTGGCCGCGCTGGGCCAACGCTGGCCGCTGGCGCTGGCCACCGGCTCGCCGCGTGAACTGGCCGACTGTGCGCTGCGGCTCACCGGCTTTGGCAAGCACTTTCAGGCCACGGTGTGTGGCGACGAGGTGCGCCACGGCAAGCCGCACCCCGAGATCTACCAGCGCGCGGTGGCCGCGCTGGGCGTGGCGCCCTCACGCGCCGCCGGCATCGAAGATTCGGCCAACGGCCTGCGTGCGCTGCGGGCCGCCGGCCTGTGGGCCATCGCGGCGCCGGGCGAGGCATTTCCGCTGCGGCCGGCCGAGCTGGCGCTGGGCCACGCGGTGGTGCAGCACCTGTCGGCCATCAGGCCCGACTTCGTGGCCGCGCTGCCGCGGGCCGGATCGGCTGCTTATACGTCCGCTTAA
- a CDS encoding TonB-dependent siderophore receptor — translation MASAVFRFSLTTLAAAAGLAMLPAQAQTPATATQTIEVTGRVLNLAPGIGGFGNQPLSKVPLAGNVITTTMLDDLGATRLSDLTRLDASLSDAYNSEGYWSFLSVRGYVLDNRFNYRRDGLPINAETAIGLANKERIEVLKGTSGIQAGTSAPGGLVNFVVKRPDGNVRSAGLSWRENGSVGVAADLSQRFGQNEAFGLRVNAAYDHLDPQTRSLQGHARQLSLAGDWRIAPDTLLEAEFEHSLQSQPSVPGFSLLGSRVPDASRIDPRTNLNNQPWSQPVVLEGNTASLRLQQKLGGDWRLVAHGMTQRLTSDDRLAYPFGCEAEGNYDRYCSDGTFDLYDFRSDNERRRSDALDLSASGSASLAGLSHQISTGVLFTRYKSRLQGQAYNYVGVGNIDGTAVTEPDPTLGDANTNRDERNTELYLRDVVSLTQDLRLWAGLRHTRLHRDSVRTDGSRPTSYSQGETLPWLALSHELTPATLVYASWGQGLESDVVPNRSRYRNAGEALPALKSRQTELGIKHEEGDINASLVAFSIDRPMAADVCDADDSCVRRNAGSARHRGLEAALGWRTGPWQLNASAMWLHARVRGEGFGANDGNRPTNVPPRTLRLQGSYAMPAVPGLQLQAGLVYEGNKMVLEDNSARIPGWTTTSLGLRYLQRLQGSQVTWRLGVDNLTDKRAWRESPFQFGHAYLYPLAPRTFRASFQLDL, via the coding sequence ATGGCTTCCGCTGTTTTCCGCTTTTCGCTCACCACGCTGGCCGCCGCCGCCGGCCTGGCCATGCTGCCCGCCCAGGCGCAGACCCCGGCCACCGCCACACAAACCATCGAAGTCACCGGCCGCGTGCTGAACCTCGCACCCGGCATCGGCGGCTTTGGCAACCAGCCGCTGTCCAAGGTGCCGCTGGCCGGCAACGTGATCACCACCACGATGTTGGACGACCTCGGCGCCACGCGCCTGTCCGACCTGACGCGGCTGGACGCCAGCCTGTCCGACGCCTACAACTCCGAGGGCTACTGGAGCTTCCTGTCGGTGCGCGGCTATGTGCTGGACAACCGCTTCAACTACCGGCGCGACGGCCTGCCCATCAATGCCGAGACCGCCATCGGCCTGGCCAACAAGGAACGCATCGAGGTGCTCAAGGGCACCAGCGGCATCCAGGCCGGCACCAGCGCCCCCGGCGGGCTGGTGAACTTCGTGGTCAAACGGCCCGATGGCAACGTGCGCAGTGCCGGCCTGAGCTGGCGCGAGAACGGCAGCGTGGGGGTGGCCGCCGACCTGAGCCAGCGCTTCGGCCAGAACGAGGCGTTCGGCCTGCGGGTGAATGCGGCCTACGACCACCTCGATCCGCAGACCCGTTCGCTGCAAGGCCATGCGCGCCAGCTGTCGCTGGCCGGCGACTGGCGCATTGCGCCCGACACGCTGCTGGAAGCCGAGTTCGAGCATTCGCTGCAAAGCCAGCCCAGCGTGCCCGGCTTCAGCCTGCTGGGCAGCCGCGTGCCCGATGCCAGCCGCATCGACCCGCGCACCAACCTCAACAACCAGCCGTGGTCGCAGCCGGTGGTGCTGGAGGGCAACACCGCCTCGCTGCGGCTGCAACAGAAGCTGGGCGGTGACTGGCGCCTGGTGGCCCATGGCATGACGCAGCGGCTGACCAGCGACGACCGGCTGGCCTACCCTTTCGGCTGTGAAGCCGAAGGCAATTACGACCGCTACTGCAGCGACGGCACGTTCGACCTCTACGACTTCCGCAGCGACAACGAGCGCCGCCGCAGCGATGCGCTGGACCTGTCGGCCAGCGGCAGCGCAAGCCTGGCCGGCCTGAGCCACCAGATCAGCACCGGCGTGCTGTTCACCCGCTACAAGAGCCGGCTGCAGGGCCAGGCCTACAACTACGTGGGCGTGGGCAACATCGACGGCACGGCGGTGACGGAGCCCGACCCCACGCTGGGCGATGCCAACACCAACCGCGACGAGCGCAACACCGAGCTGTACCTGCGCGACGTGGTCTCGCTGACACAGGACCTGCGCCTGTGGGCCGGCCTGCGCCACACCCGGCTGCACCGCGACAGCGTGCGCACCGACGGCTCGCGCCCGACCAGCTACAGCCAGGGCGAGACCCTGCCCTGGCTGGCGCTGAGCCACGAGTTGACGCCGGCCACACTTGTCTATGCAAGCTGGGGCCAGGGGTTGGAATCGGACGTGGTGCCCAACCGCAGCCGCTACCGCAATGCGGGCGAGGCGCTGCCGGCACTGAAGAGCCGCCAGACCGAGCTGGGCATCAAGCACGAAGAAGGCGACATCAACGCCTCGCTGGTGGCCTTCTCGATCGACCGGCCGATGGCGGCTGACGTTTGCGACGCCGATGACAGCTGCGTGCGCCGCAACGCCGGCAGCGCGCGCCACCGCGGCCTGGAGGCCGCCCTGGGCTGGCGCACCGGCCCCTGGCAGCTGAATGCCAGCGCGATGTGGCTGCACGCCCGCGTGCGTGGCGAGGGCTTTGGCGCGAACGACGGCAACCGTCCCACCAACGTGCCGCCGCGCACGCTGCGGCTGCAAGGCAGCTATGCGATGCCGGCGGTGCCCGGCCTGCAGCTGCAGGCCGGCCTGGTGTACGAGGGCAACAAGATGGTGCTGGAGGACAACAGCGCCCGCATCCCCGGCTGGACCACCACCAGCCTGGGCCTGCGCTACCTGCAGCGGCTGCAGGGCAGCCAGGTCACCTGGCGGCTGGGCGTGGACAACCTGACCGACAAGCGGGCCTGGCGCGAATCGCCCTTCCAGTTCGGCCATGCGTACCTCTACCCCCTGGCGCCACGAACTTTTCGCGCATCTTTTCAGCTAGACCTTTGA
- a CDS encoding SDR family oxidoreductase, with the protein MSQSIQGKVAAITGAASGIGLECARELLRAGAKVVLIDRAADKLASLCEALGPQALPLTLDLLQPAEVSGLLPRILDLAGGLDIFHANAGAYVGGPVAEGNPDDWDRMLQLNINAAFRSVHAVLPHLMAQKSGDIIFTSSIAGLVPVVWEPIYTASKFAVQAFVHTTRRQLAPHGIRVGAVAPGPVVTALLDDWPQAKMDEALANGSLMQPVEVAEAVLFMLTRPRGVTVRDLVILPNSVDL; encoded by the coding sequence ATGAGTCAATCCATCCAGGGCAAGGTGGCCGCCATCACCGGTGCGGCCTCCGGCATCGGTCTCGAATGCGCGCGCGAACTGCTGCGCGCCGGCGCCAAGGTGGTGCTGATCGACCGCGCGGCCGACAAGCTGGCCAGCCTGTGCGAGGCGTTGGGGCCGCAGGCCCTTCCGCTGACGCTGGACCTGCTGCAGCCGGCCGAGGTGTCGGGGCTGCTGCCCCGCATCCTCGATCTGGCCGGCGGGCTGGACATCTTCCATGCCAACGCCGGCGCCTATGTGGGCGGGCCGGTGGCCGAAGGCAACCCCGACGACTGGGACCGCATGCTGCAGCTCAACATCAATGCGGCCTTCCGCTCGGTGCATGCGGTGCTGCCGCACCTGATGGCGCAGAAGTCGGGCGACATCATCTTCACCAGCTCGATCGCCGGGCTGGTGCCGGTGGTGTGGGAGCCGATCTACACGGCCTCGAAGTTCGCGGTGCAGGCCTTCGTGCACACCACGCGCCGGCAGCTGGCGCCGCACGGCATCCGCGTGGGCGCGGTGGCGCCGGGGCCGGTGGTCACCGCCTTGCTGGATGACTGGCCGCAAGCGAAGATGGATGAGGCCCTGGCCAACGGCAGCCTGATGCAGCCGGTGGAAGTGGCCGAGGCGGTGCTGTTCATGCTCACGCGGCCGCGCGGCGTGACGGTGCGCGACCTGGTGATCCTGCCCAACAGCGTCGACCTGTGA
- a CDS encoding ATP-binding cassette domain-containing protein, with protein MSHEAKARSGPPVLSLRGVCKRFGAVSALTDIDLDVHAGEVVALVGDNGAGKSTLIKILAGVHQPTSGSITFDGREVSLDSPSKALDLGIATVFQDLALCENLDVVANIFLGREKNPWQLDEVAMEVRAWTLLNELSARIPSVRDVVASLSGGQRQTVAIARSLLLDPKLIMLDEPTAALGVAQTAEVLNLIERVRARGHAVIMISHNMEDVRAVADRIVVLRLGRNNGVFTPESSNEDLIAAITGATENAVSRRASRRQAQPPAHLQEAQP; from the coding sequence ATGAGCCATGAAGCAAAGGCCCGCAGCGGCCCGCCCGTGCTCAGCCTGCGCGGCGTGTGCAAGCGCTTCGGTGCGGTGTCGGCGCTGACCGACATCGACCTCGACGTGCATGCCGGCGAGGTGGTGGCGCTGGTCGGCGACAACGGCGCCGGCAAGTCCACCCTGATCAAGATCCTGGCCGGCGTGCACCAGCCCACCTCGGGCAGCATCACCTTCGACGGCCGGGAGGTCTCGCTCGACAGCCCGTCGAAGGCGCTGGACCTGGGCATCGCCACCGTGTTCCAGGACCTGGCCCTGTGCGAGAACCTGGACGTGGTGGCCAACATCTTCCTGGGCCGCGAGAAGAACCCCTGGCAGCTGGACGAGGTGGCGATGGAGGTGCGCGCCTGGACGCTGCTCAACGAGCTGTCGGCCCGCATTCCCAGCGTGCGCGACGTGGTGGCCTCGCTGTCCGGCGGCCAGCGGCAGACGGTGGCCATCGCCCGCTCGCTGCTGCTGGACCCCAAGCTCATCATGCTGGACGAACCCACCGCCGCGCTGGGCGTGGCGCAGACGGCCGAGGTGCTGAATCTGATCGAGCGCGTGCGCGCCCGTGGCCACGCGGTGATCATGATCAGCCACAACATGGAAGACGTGCGGGCGGTGGCCGACCGCATCGTGGTGCTGCGCCTGGGCCGCAACAACGGCGTGTTCACGCCCGAGTCGTCCAACGAGGACCTGATCGCCGCCATCACCGGCGCCACCGAGAACGCGGTGTCGCGCCGCGCCAGCCGGCGCCAGGCGCAGCCCCCCGCCCACCTTCAGGAGGCCCAGCCATGA
- the thiD gene encoding bifunctional hydroxymethylpyrimidine kinase/phosphomethylpyrimidine kinase, translating into MTTDPIEAASAALARYARVLTIAGSDSGGGAGIQADLKTFAALGCFGTSAITAITAQNTRGVRAIHAVPVAVLAAQIDAVLEDIGTDAVKIGMLHSAETARCVAAAIDRHALRPVVLDPVMIATSGDALIDRDAVQVIVQALLPRATLITPNLDEAALLLGRAIVSVDELEAAADGLLALGAQAVLLKGGHLPGAQVVDVLKSRDGLHRRFSAARIHSRNLHGTGCTLASAVAAQLALGLGLADAVGAAHAYVQQALRQGADVQTGAGNGPLNHGHAPRAMQKIRPGSLR; encoded by the coding sequence ATGACCACCGACCCGATTGAAGCCGCGAGCGCCGCCCTGGCGCGTTATGCGCGGGTGCTCACCATCGCCGGCTCCGACAGCGGTGGCGGCGCCGGCATCCAGGCCGACCTGAAGACCTTCGCCGCGCTGGGCTGCTTCGGCACCAGCGCCATCACCGCCATCACGGCGCAGAACACCCGGGGCGTGCGCGCCATCCATGCGGTGCCGGTGGCCGTGCTGGCCGCGCAGATCGACGCGGTGCTGGAAGACATCGGCACCGACGCGGTGAAGATCGGCATGCTGCATTCGGCCGAGACGGCGCGCTGCGTGGCCGCGGCGATCGACCGCCATGCGCTGCGACCGGTGGTGCTGGACCCGGTGATGATCGCCACCAGCGGCGACGCGCTGATCGACCGGGATGCGGTGCAGGTCATCGTGCAGGCTTTGCTGCCGCGGGCCACGCTGATCACGCCCAACCTGGACGAAGCCGCCTTGCTGCTGGGCCGCGCCATCGTGTCGGTGGACGAGCTGGAGGCGGCGGCCGACGGGCTGCTGGCCCTGGGCGCGCAGGCGGTGCTGCTGAAGGGCGGCCACCTGCCCGGTGCGCAGGTGGTGGATGTGCTGAAGTCGCGCGACGGCCTGCACCGCCGTTTCAGTGCGGCGCGCATCCACAGCCGCAACCTGCATGGCACCGGCTGCACGCTCGCCTCGGCCGTGGCCGCGCAGCTGGCGCTGGGTCTGGGCCTGGCCGATGCGGTGGGCGCCGCACATGCCTACGTGCAGCAGGCGCTGCGGCAGGGCGCCGACGTGCAGACCGGCGCTGGCAACGGGCCGTTGAACCATGGCCATGCACCGCGGGCCATGCAGAAGATCCGGCCCGGGAGCCTGCGATGA
- a CDS encoding AraC family transcriptional regulator, with amino-acid sequence MKPDLEVVQIGRAESFKAWEHGYPFHTVRWHFHPEYELHHVVHTSGHYFVGDHIGHFGPGNLVLTGPNLPHNWVSDLPAGTSVPLRGRVLQFSEQFVHDATALLPELTAFQPLLQLSRRGALFTPDTAARVGPLLAELVTASDLRRIELFIAIIGALSRARGVQPLASEAYHPDPSGYMADGINEAIAYISAHLTEKFTETELAAIARLNPSGFSRSFRRHTGLGLSQYVNRLRINLACQLMMSEPSMAITDICFAAGFRNISNFNRQFLRQKGLQPSHFRALLAENVGERKAA; translated from the coding sequence ATGAAGCCGGACCTCGAGGTGGTACAGATTGGGCGCGCAGAATCGTTCAAGGCCTGGGAGCACGGCTATCCCTTCCATACCGTGCGCTGGCACTTCCATCCCGAGTACGAACTGCACCATGTGGTGCACACCAGCGGCCACTACTTCGTGGGCGACCACATCGGCCACTTCGGGCCGGGCAACCTGGTGCTCACCGGGCCCAACCTGCCGCACAACTGGGTGAGCGACCTGCCGGCCGGCACCAGCGTGCCGCTGCGGGGCCGGGTGCTGCAGTTCTCCGAGCAGTTCGTGCACGACGCCACCGCGCTGCTGCCCGAGCTGACGGCCTTCCAGCCGCTGCTGCAGCTCAGCCGCCGCGGCGCGCTGTTCACGCCCGACACGGCCGCCCGCGTGGGGCCGCTGCTGGCCGAGCTGGTGACGGCCAGCGACCTGCGCCGCATCGAGCTGTTCATCGCCATCATCGGCGCGCTCAGCCGCGCCCGTGGCGTGCAGCCGCTGGCCAGCGAGGCCTACCACCCCGACCCGTCGGGCTACATGGCCGATGGCATCAACGAAGCCATCGCCTACATCAGCGCCCACCTCACCGAGAAGTTCACCGAGACCGAGCTGGCCGCCATCGCGCGGCTCAACCCCAGCGGCTTCTCGCGCAGCTTCCGGCGGCACACCGGCCTGGGCCTGAGCCAGTACGTCAACCGCCTGCGCATCAACCTGGCCTGCCAGCTGATGATGAGCGAGCCCTCGATGGCCATCACCGACATCTGCTTCGCGGCGGGCTTTCGCAACATCTCCAACTTCAACCGCCAGTTCCTGCGCCAGAAGGGGCTGCAGCCCTCGCACTTCCGGGCGCTGCTGGCCGAGAACGTCGGCGAACGAAAGGCCGCCTGA
- a CDS encoding ABC transporter substrate-binding protein, producing MKQILNTATRLGALILGVAAATTTLAAPSGTVAFLMPDQASTRYEKHDWPGFKAEMAKLCPDCKLLYQNANADVSLQQQQFNSVIAQGAKVIVLDPVDSTAAASLVRMAQSQGVKVIAYDRPVPATPADYYVSFDNEGIGRAIADSLMQALKAAGVPTGKGGVLQVNGSPTDAAAGLIKKGINAGIQAGGYKKLAEFDTPEWAPPKAQQWVSGQITRFGNDIVGVVAANDGTAGGTIAAFKAAGRNPVPPVSGNDATTSALQLIIAGDQYNTISKPSEIVAAAAARVAVGFLEGKAPKAETQLYNTPSQLFTPAVVTAKNLKAEIIDKGIATAAELCTGRYAEGCAKLGIGK from the coding sequence ATGAAGCAGATCTTGAACACGGCGACCCGCCTCGGCGCGCTCATCCTGGGCGTGGCGGCCGCCACCACCACCCTGGCCGCGCCCAGCGGCACCGTGGCCTTTCTGATGCCCGACCAGGCGTCCACGCGCTACGAGAAGCATGACTGGCCGGGCTTCAAGGCCGAGATGGCCAAGCTGTGCCCTGACTGCAAGCTGCTCTACCAGAACGCCAACGCCGACGTGTCGCTGCAGCAGCAGCAGTTCAACTCGGTGATCGCCCAGGGCGCCAAGGTCATCGTGCTCGACCCGGTGGATTCCACCGCCGCCGCCTCGCTGGTGCGCATGGCGCAGTCGCAGGGCGTCAAGGTCATCGCCTACGACCGCCCGGTGCCGGCCACGCCGGCCGACTACTACGTGTCCTTCGACAACGAAGGCATCGGCCGCGCCATCGCCGACTCGCTGATGCAGGCGCTCAAGGCCGCGGGCGTGCCCACCGGCAAGGGTGGCGTGCTGCAGGTCAACGGCTCGCCCACCGACGCCGCCGCGGGCCTGATCAAGAAGGGCATCAACGCCGGCATCCAGGCGGGCGGCTACAAGAAGCTGGCCGAGTTCGACACGCCGGAATGGGCCCCGCCCAAGGCCCAGCAATGGGTGAGCGGCCAGATCACGCGCTTCGGCAACGACATCGTGGGCGTGGTGGCCGCCAACGACGGCACCGCGGGCGGCACCATCGCCGCCTTCAAGGCCGCGGGCCGCAACCCGGTGCCGCCGGTCAGCGGCAACGACGCGACGACCTCGGCACTGCAGCTCATCATCGCGGGCGACCAGTACAACACCATCTCCAAGCCCAGCGAGATCGTGGCCGCCGCGGCGGCGCGGGTGGCGGTGGGCTTCCTGGAAGGCAAGGCGCCCAAGGCCGAGACCCAGCTCTACAACACGCCCTCGCAGCTGTTCACGCCGGCGGTGGTCACGGCCAAGAACCTCAAGGCCGAGATCATCGACAAGGGCATCGCCACCGCAGCCGAGCTGTGCACCGGCCGCTATGCGGAAGGCTGCGCCAAGCTGGGCATCGGCAAGTAA
- a CDS encoding sugar ABC transporter permease — MNTSTPHTAGPLLDRSDVRVKHAASLGDVVAAFIGRVKSGDLGSLPVIVGLVIIWSVFTALNPVFLSPNNLVNLLFDCSTVGVIALGIVCVLMLGQIDLSVGSMSGFASALVGTLWVNQGWPVLGAIAAALAVGAAFGALYAALLNRLGMPSFVTTLAGLLAILGMQLYVLGPSGSINLPYGATLVDFGQLMIIPTPVSFALAVLPGLVILVGGLRTRQRRSAAQLSAPSLAGLLARSGALTVLLVAVVAYLSQGRGVPLMFGLFLGLAVLMQYALTRTKWGRSMFAVGGNPEAARRAGISVKGIYTSAFMLCASLAALGGVLGAARLASSSQQAGTGDVNLNAIAAAVIGGTSLFGGRGSAYSAVLGIIVIQSIASGLTLLNLSSSLRFMITGAVLAIAVIVDSLARQSRVSHGRA; from the coding sequence ATGAACACCAGCACCCCCCACACGGCGGGCCCGCTGCTCGACCGCAGCGACGTGCGCGTCAAGCATGCCGCCAGCCTGGGCGACGTGGTCGCCGCCTTCATCGGCCGGGTGAAGTCCGGCGACCTCGGCTCGCTGCCGGTGATCGTCGGCCTGGTCATCATCTGGAGCGTGTTCACCGCGCTCAACCCGGTGTTCCTGTCGCCCAACAACCTGGTGAACCTGCTGTTCGACTGCTCCACGGTGGGCGTCATCGCGCTGGGCATCGTGTGCGTGCTGATGCTGGGCCAGATCGACCTGTCGGTGGGCTCGATGAGCGGCTTCGCCTCCGCGCTGGTGGGCACCTTGTGGGTCAACCAGGGCTGGCCGGTGCTCGGGGCCATCGCCGCCGCGCTGGCGGTGGGCGCGGCCTTCGGTGCGCTGTATGCCGCGCTGCTCAACCGGCTGGGCATGCCCAGCTTCGTTACCACGCTGGCCGGGCTGCTGGCCATCCTGGGCATGCAGCTGTATGTGCTGGGGCCCAGCGGTTCCATCAACCTGCCGTACGGCGCCACGCTGGTGGACTTCGGGCAGCTGATGATCATCCCCACGCCGGTCTCGTTCGCGCTGGCGGTGCTGCCGGGCCTGGTCATCCTGGTGGGTGGCCTGCGCACCCGCCAGCGCCGCAGCGCGGCCCAGCTGTCGGCACCATCGCTCGCCGGCCTGCTGGCCCGCAGCGGGGCGCTGACGGTGCTGCTGGTGGCGGTGGTGGCCTACCTGTCGCAGGGGCGCGGCGTGCCGCTGATGTTCGGCCTGTTCCTGGGCCTGGCGGTGCTGATGCAGTACGCGCTGACGCGCACGAAGTGGGGTCGGTCGATGTTCGCTGTCGGCGGCAACCCCGAGGCGGCGCGGCGCGCCGGCATCAGCGTCAAGGGCATCTACACCAGCGCCTTCATGCTGTGCGCCAGCCTGGCCGCGCTGGGCGGCGTGCTGGGGGCGGCGCGGCTGGCCTCGTCCAGCCAGCAGGCCGGCACCGGCGACGTCAACCTCAACGCCATCGCAGCGGCGGTGATCGGCGGCACCAGCCTCTTCGGCGGCCGCGGCAGCGCCTACTCGGCGGTGCTCGGCATCATCGTCATCCAGTCCATCGCCAGCGGGCTGACGCTGCTCAACCTGTCGTCGTCGCTGCGCTTCATGATCACCGGCGCCGTGCTGGCCATCGCGGTGATCGTCGATTCCCTGGCGCGGCAGTCCCGCGTGTCCCATGGCCGCGCCTGA
- a CDS encoding FGGY-family carbohydrate kinase: MSTPDPRYVIGVDVGTGSARAGLFDLQGRMVATAKHDIQTFHAAGAIVEQSSTDIWAAVCRSVQDTLASAGVPAAQVAGIGFDATCSLVVLGEGGQPLPVGTSEDPARDIIVWMDHRAVAQAERINATGHPVLRYVGGRISPEMETPKLLWLHEHRPAVFNAAWQFFDLTDYLTWRASGDLARSTCTITCKWTYLAHEQRWDESYFRTIGLGMLADEGFKRIGRRAVPPGTPLGQGLTAEAAAALGLLPGTPVAAGLIDAHAGGLGTVGAAGDPVDSLGYVFGTSSCTMTTTREPVFVSGVWGPYFSAMVPGAWLNEGGQSVAGAAIERLLALHPAAPEAARTAAAQGQPLPAWLAQQVAQRCPQPSDSARLAAGLHVLPEFLGNRAPHADPHARACIAGLGMDSDLDSLLALYVAGLCGIGYGLRQIIDVQAAAGAPVQQVVISGGAGRLDLVRQLLADATGKPVLATQAEEPVLLGAAILGALAARCFADAPAAMAAMSHTGQRYEPAGGRIAAAHAGRYQAFQRLQAVTREIREAEKGLA, translated from the coding sequence ATGAGCACACCCGACCCCCGCTACGTGATCGGTGTCGACGTCGGCACCGGCAGCGCCCGCGCCGGCCTGTTCGACCTGCAGGGCCGCATGGTGGCCACGGCCAAGCACGACATCCAGACCTTCCATGCGGCGGGCGCCATCGTCGAACAATCCAGCACCGACATCTGGGCCGCAGTGTGCCGCTCGGTGCAAGACACGCTGGCCAGCGCCGGCGTGCCCGCGGCCCAGGTAGCGGGCATCGGCTTCGATGCCACCTGCTCGCTGGTGGTGCTGGGCGAAGGTGGCCAGCCGCTGCCGGTGGGCACTTCGGAAGACCCGGCGCGCGACATCATCGTGTGGATGGATCACCGGGCGGTGGCCCAGGCCGAGCGCATCAACGCCACCGGCCACCCGGTGCTGCGCTACGTGGGCGGCCGCATCTCGCCCGAGATGGAAACGCCCAAGCTGCTGTGGCTGCACGAGCACCGGCCCGCGGTGTTCAACGCCGCCTGGCAGTTCTTCGACCTCACCGACTACCTGACCTGGCGCGCCAGCGGCGACCTGGCCCGCTCCACCTGCACCATCACCTGCAAGTGGACCTATCTGGCGCATGAGCAGCGCTGGGACGAGAGCTACTTCCGCACCATCGGCCTGGGCATGCTGGCCGATGAAGGCTTCAAGCGCATCGGCCGCCGTGCGGTGCCCCCCGGCACGCCGCTGGGTCAGGGCCTGACGGCCGAAGCCGCCGCGGCGCTGGGCCTGCTGCCGGGCACGCCGGTGGCGGCCGGCCTGATTGACGCCCACGCCGGCGGCCTGGGCACCGTGGGCGCGGCCGGCGACCCGGTGGACAGCCTGGGTTATGTGTTCGGCACCTCGTCCTGCACCATGACCACCACGCGCGAGCCGGTGTTCGTCTCGGGCGTGTGGGGGCCGTACTTCTCGGCCATGGTGCCGGGCGCCTGGCTCAACGAAGGCGGGCAATCGGTGGCCGGCGCCGCGATCGAGCGCCTGCTGGCGCTGCACCCGGCCGCGCCCGAAGCGGCCCGCACCGCCGCCGCGCAAGGCCAGCCGCTGCCGGCCTGGCTGGCGCAGCAGGTGGCCCAGCGCTGCCCGCAACCTTCGGACAGCGCGCGCCTGGCCGCCGGCCTGCACGTGCTGCCCGAGTTCCTGGGCAACCGCGCGCCGCATGCCGACCCGCATGCCCGCGCCTGCATCGCCGGCCTGGGCATGGACAGCGACCTGGACAGCCTGCTGGCGCTGTACGTGGCGGGGCTGTGCGGCATCGGCTACGGCCTGCGCCAGATCATCGACGTGCAGGCTGCAGCCGGTGCGCCGGTGCAGCAGGTGGTCATCAGTGGCGGCGCCGGCCGGCTGGACCTGGTGCGGCAGCTGCTGGCCGACGCCACCGGCAAGCCGGTGCTGGCCACGCAGGCCGAAGAGCCGGTGCTGCTGGGCGCCGCCATCCTGGGCGCGCTGGCAGCCCGCTGCTTTGCCGATGCGCCGGCGGCCATGGCCGCGATGTCGCACACCGGCCAGCGCTATGAGCCGGCGGGCGGGCGCATTGCCGCCGCGCACGCGGGGCGCTACCAGGCCTTCCAGCGCCTGCAGGCGGTCACCCGCGAGATCCGCGAGGCCGAGAAGGGTCTGGCATGA